Proteins found in one Mus pahari unplaced genomic scaffold, PAHARI_EIJ_v1.1 scaffold_12822_1, whole genome shotgun sequence genomic segment:
- the LOC110315539 gene encoding LOW QUALITY PROTEIN: zinc finger protein 845-like (The sequence of the model RefSeq protein was modified relative to this genomic sequence to represent the inferred CDS: inserted 2 bases in 2 codons; substituted 2 bases at 2 genomic stop codons), giving the protein MWETCRNLSAIGFNWEAQNIEEYCQNSRRYRRHERSQSAEKPSEYTQCVKGFATTSHLKVHYRIHSGEKPYKCNECDKAFSKHFALQKHIRTHTGEKPYKCNQCDKAFSEKDRLQTHVRIHTGEKPYKCNECDKAFSEKRRLQTHTRIHTGEKPYKCNECDKAFSQYGHLQRHRRIHTGEKPFKCNKCDNSFSKHVALQIHRRTHIGEKPYKCNQCDKAFSQYSKLQIHRRSHTGEKPFKCNQCDKAFSQFGNLHIHIRTHTGEKPYKCNQCDKAFSQHSCFQSHRRRHTGDKPYKCNQCDKAFCMKSNLQTHLRIHTGEKPYKCNQCDKAFSIKSNLQAHLRIHTGEKPYKCNQCDKAFSMKSSLQTHLRIHTGEKPYKCNQCYKAFSMKSHLQTHLRIHTGEKPYKCNQCDKAFSIKSSLQAHLRIHTXEKPYKCNQCDKAFSQYGHLXYHRTQTGEKPFKCNECDKAFSKHFHFQNHKRTLFVEKPYKCNQCNKDFXQHSCLQIHRRRHTGDKPYKCNQCDKAFSQPRNLQSHRRIHTGVKSYKCNECDKAFXHHYNLQINKRRHTREKPYRYNQCVNVFSKXGHLQMNERIHAGETSYKGNGCEKAFLQCHHF; this is encoded by the exons ATGTGGGAGACTTGCAGGAACCTCAGTGCTATAG gCTTTAATTGGGAAGCCCAAAATATTGAAGAATATTGTCAAAATTCTAGAAGATACAGAAG GCATGAAAGGAGTCAGAGTGCAGAGAAACCCTCTGAATATACTCAATGTGTTAAAGGATTTGCAACAACAAGTCATCTTAAAGTGCATTATAGAATTCATTCTGGAGAAAAACCctataaatgtaatgaatgtgataaagccttttcaAAACACTTTGCACTCCAAAAGCatataagaacacatactggagagaaaccctacaaatgtaatcaatgtgataaagcaTTTTCTGAAAAAGATAGACTCCAAACACATgtaagaatacatactggagaaaaaccctacaaatgtaatgaatgtgataaAGCGTTTTCTGAGAAACGTAGACTCCAAACACATACtagaatacatactggagaaaaaccctacaaatgtaatgaatgtgataaagccttttccCAATACGGTCATCTCCAAAGACATAgaagaatacatactggagagaaacccttcAAATGTAATAAATGTGATAATTCCTTTTCAAAACACGTTGCACTCCAAATTCATAGAAGAACACATAtcggagagaaaccctacaaatgtaatcaatgtgataaagccttttccCAATACAGTAAACTCCAGATTCATAGAAGATCACATACCGGAGAGAAACCCttcaaatgtaatcaatgtgataaagcgTTTTCCCAATTTGGTAATCTCCACATTCatataagaacacatactggagagaaaccttacaaatgtaatcaatgtgacAAAGCCTTTTCACAACACAGTTGTTTTCAAAGTCATAGAAGAAGACATACAGGAGATAAGCCCTACAAATGcaatcaatgtgataaagccttttgTATGAAGAGTAATCTCCAAACACATttaagaatacatactggagaaaaaccctacaaatgtaatcaatgtgataaagccttttctATCAAAAGTAATCTACAAGCACATttaagaatacatactggagaaaaaccctacaaatgcaatcaatgtgataaagccttttctATGAAAAGTAGTCTCCAAACACACttaagaatacatactggagaaaaaccctacaaatgtaatcaatgttATAAAGCCTTTTCTATGAAAAGTCATCTCCAAACACATttaagaatacatactggagaaaaaccctacaaatgtaatcagtgtgataaagccttttcTATAAAAAGTAGTCTCCAAGCACATTTAAGAATACATACTTGAgaaaaaccctacaaatgtaatcaatgtgataaagccttttccCAATACGGTCATCTCTAATATCATAGAACAcagactggagagaaacccttcaaatgtaatgaatgtgataaagccttttcaAAACACTTTCACTTCCAAAATCATAAAAGGACACTTTTTGTAGAaaagccttacaaatgtaatcaatgtaaCAAAGACT CCCAACACAGTTGTCTTCAAATTCATAGAAGAAGACATACAGGAGataaaccctacaaatgtaatcagTGTGACAAAGCCTTTTCCCAACCTCGTAACCTCCAATCACACagaagaattcatactggagtgaaatcttacaaatgtaatgaatgtgacaAAGCCT CCCACCATTATAATctacaaattaataaaagaagacATACTAGAGAGAAGCCTTACAGGTATAATCAGTGTGTGAACGTCTTTTCAAAACANGGTCATcttcaaatgaatgaaagaatccATGCTGGAGAGACAAGCTACAAAGGAAATGGATGTGAGAAAGCCTTTTTACAATGCCATCATTTCTGA